Proteins encoded within one genomic window of Couchioplanes caeruleus:
- the nuoH gene encoding NADH-quinone oxidoreductase subunit NuoH: MNSLILGAAQDPTLQTFEDDVWWITLIKLLGVFVILLLLTLFTINYERKVVARMAVRPGPNQVGPKGWLQSLTDGIKLPFKEEIIPKTADKVVYFIAPVISATCAFTAFAVIPFGPVVSIFGHKTALQLTDVPVSVLVLLACSSMSVYGVVLAGWASGSTYPLLGGLRSSAQMISYEVAMGLSIVAVFMTAGTMSTSQIVKAQAGNSESAVDILGWNPTAPSWYAVLLLPSFIIYCIAAVGETNRAPFDLPEAESELVGGFHTEYSSFKFALFFLAEYINMITVSAFATTLFLGGWRAPAPITSFWEGANSGWWPLVWWLGKVLILLFGFIWLRATLPRMRYDQFMRFGWKVLIPVNLVWILFLAGVRVTNDRVDGGARWLVYLVAAVVVLGIAMLWPASKKPREYSIEEQLAARPPGSFPVPPMDLQVPPSPRARRAVAERQPATVGGTNPAPDDTSDKEV; encoded by the coding sequence ATGAACTCGCTGATTCTCGGGGCCGCCCAGGATCCGACGCTCCAGACGTTCGAAGACGACGTCTGGTGGATCACGCTCATCAAGCTGCTGGGCGTCTTCGTCATCCTGCTGCTGCTGACGCTCTTCACGATCAACTATGAGCGCAAGGTCGTGGCCCGGATGGCGGTCCGGCCCGGACCCAACCAGGTCGGGCCCAAGGGCTGGCTGCAGAGCCTCACGGACGGCATCAAGCTGCCGTTCAAGGAGGAGATCATCCCGAAGACCGCCGACAAGGTGGTCTATTTCATCGCGCCGGTGATCTCGGCGACCTGCGCCTTCACCGCCTTCGCGGTGATCCCGTTCGGGCCGGTCGTATCGATCTTCGGGCACAAGACCGCGCTGCAGCTCACCGACGTGCCGGTCTCGGTGCTGGTGCTGCTCGCCTGCTCCTCGATGAGCGTCTACGGCGTGGTGCTCGCCGGGTGGGCGTCGGGTTCGACCTATCCGCTGCTCGGCGGCCTGCGGTCCAGCGCCCAGATGATCTCGTACGAGGTCGCCATGGGCCTGTCCATCGTGGCCGTCTTCATGACCGCCGGCACGATGTCCACCTCGCAGATCGTCAAGGCGCAGGCGGGCAACAGCGAGTCGGCCGTCGACATCCTCGGCTGGAACCCGACCGCGCCGAGCTGGTACGCGGTCCTGCTGCTCCCCAGCTTCATCATCTACTGCATCGCCGCGGTGGGTGAGACCAACCGGGCGCCCTTCGACCTGCCCGAGGCGGAGTCCGAGCTGGTCGGCGGCTTCCACACCGAGTACTCGTCGTTCAAGTTCGCGCTCTTCTTCCTGGCCGAGTACATCAACATGATCACCGTCTCGGCGTTCGCCACCACGCTGTTCCTCGGCGGCTGGCGGGCCCCGGCGCCGATCACCAGCTTCTGGGAGGGCGCCAACTCCGGCTGGTGGCCGTTGGTGTGGTGGCTCGGCAAGGTGCTGATCCTGCTCTTCGGCTTCATCTGGCTGCGGGCCACGCTGCCCCGGATGCGCTACGACCAGTTCATGCGCTTCGGCTGGAAGGTGCTGATCCCGGTCAACCTGGTCTGGATCCTCTTCCTCGCCGGCGTCCGGGTCACCAACGACCGGGTCGACGGCGGCGCGCGGTGGCTGGTCTACCTCGTCGCGGCGGTCGTGGTGCTCGGCATCGCGATGCTCTGGCCGGCCAGCAAGAAGCCACGGGAGTACTCGATCGAGGAACAGCTCGCGGCGCGGCCGCCGGGCAGCTTCCCGGTCCCGCCGATGGACCTGCAGGTCCCGCCCAGCCCGCGCGCCCGGCGCGCGGTCGCCGAACGCCAGCCCGCCACGGTCGGCGGCACGAACCCCGCCCCGGACGACACGTCAGACAAGGAGGTGTGA
- the nuoK gene encoding NADH-quinone oxidoreductase subunit NuoK — MTPDYYLVLAAILFTIGAAGVLVRRNAIVLFMCIELMLNAANLALVTFSRINGSLDGQIISFFVMVVAAAEVVVGLAIIMSIFRTRRSASVDDANLLKY; from the coding sequence GTGACTCCTGACTACTACCTCGTACTCGCGGCGATCCTGTTCACCATCGGTGCCGCCGGAGTGCTGGTACGCCGCAACGCGATCGTGCTGTTCATGTGCATCGAGCTGATGCTGAACGCGGCGAACCTCGCGCTGGTGACCTTCAGCCGGATCAACGGCAGCCTCGACGGCCAGATCATCTCGTTCTTCGTGATGGTGGTCGCGGCGGCCGAGGTCGTGGTGGGGCTCGCCATCATCATGTCGATCTTCCGGACCCGGCGCTCGGCGAGCGTCGACGACGCCAACCTCCTCAAGTACTAA
- the nuoI gene encoding NADH-quinone oxidoreductase subunit NuoI translates to MGTFTGSFKGFGVTFAHMFRKVITTDYPFSPPKPAPRYHGRHILNRHPDGLEKCIGCELCAWACPADAIYVEGGDNTDELRFSPGERYASIYQINYARCIFCGLCIEACPTRSLTMSNEYELARDNRQDLIFTKKELLAPLLPGMEQPPHPMRLGDTDKDYYVGALTNPGTSAGAERAPWSETGTQDAATGADAEVAR, encoded by the coding sequence GTGGGAACGTTCACGGGCTCGTTCAAGGGCTTCGGGGTGACCTTCGCGCACATGTTCCGCAAGGTCATCACGACCGACTATCCGTTCTCGCCGCCGAAGCCGGCGCCGCGCTACCACGGCCGGCACATCCTCAACCGGCACCCGGACGGCCTGGAGAAGTGCATCGGCTGCGAGCTGTGCGCCTGGGCCTGCCCGGCGGACGCGATCTACGTCGAGGGTGGCGACAACACCGACGAACTGCGCTTCTCGCCGGGTGAGCGGTACGCCAGCATCTACCAGATCAACTACGCCCGCTGCATCTTCTGCGGGCTCTGCATCGAGGCCTGCCCGACCCGCTCGCTGACCATGAGCAACGAGTACGAGCTGGCCCGCGACAACCGCCAGGACCTCATCTTCACCAAGAAGGAGCTGTTGGCGCCGCTGCTGCCCGGCATGGAGCAGCCGCCGCACCCGATGCGCCTCGGCGACACCGACAAGGACTACTACGTGGGCGCGCTCACCAACCCGGGCACGTCGGCCGGCGCCGAACGGGCACCCTGGTCCGAGACCGGCACGCAGGACGCCGCCACGGGCGCCGACGCGGAGGTGGCCCGATGA
- a CDS encoding NADH-quinone oxidoreductase subunit J, translating to MMAYAADAAAQVSTAEAWGFWILGSLAVIGGLGMVLARNAVHSALWLVLTMLCLGFLYVVNDAPFLGAVQIIVYTGAIMMLFLFVLMLVGRDASDSLIETLRGQRIAAILLGVGFGVLVATGLARSLGDTAVVGLADANAPGNVQGIARLLFTKYVFAFEVTSALLITAAVGAMILAHVEQASLEKVDQVTRMKERFRPGNYPGPKAGPGVYANTMSVAVAGKLPDGNDSERTLSPILPVRELTEREAAPKGTEK from the coding sequence ATGATGGCGTACGCGGCCGACGCCGCGGCGCAGGTCTCCACCGCCGAGGCCTGGGGCTTCTGGATCCTGGGCTCGCTCGCCGTCATCGGCGGGCTCGGCATGGTGCTCGCGCGCAACGCGGTGCACTCCGCGCTGTGGCTCGTCCTGACGATGCTCTGCCTGGGCTTCCTCTACGTGGTCAACGACGCGCCGTTCCTCGGCGCGGTGCAGATCATCGTCTACACCGGCGCGATCATGATGCTGTTCCTCTTCGTGCTCATGCTCGTCGGCCGGGACGCCTCCGACTCGCTCATCGAGACGCTGCGCGGGCAACGGATCGCGGCGATCCTGCTCGGCGTCGGCTTCGGCGTGCTGGTCGCCACCGGCCTCGCCCGCTCGCTCGGCGACACCGCGGTGGTGGGGCTGGCCGACGCGAACGCCCCCGGCAACGTGCAGGGCATCGCCCGGCTGTTGTTCACCAAGTACGTCTTCGCCTTCGAGGTCACCTCCGCGCTGCTGATCACGGCGGCGGTGGGCGCGATGATCCTCGCCCACGTGGAGCAGGCCTCTCTGGAGAAGGTCGACCAGGTGACGCGGATGAAGGAGCGCTTCCGGCCGGGCAACTACCCCGGTCCGAAGGCGGGCCCGGGCGTCTACGCCAACACCATGTCGGTCGCCGTCGCGGGCAAGCTGCCCGACGGTAACGACTCGGAGCGCACCCTTTCGCCGATCCTGCCCGTGCGCGAGCTGACCGAGCGTGAGGCCGCACCCAAGGGGACTGAGAAGTGA
- the nuoL gene encoding NADH-quinone oxidoreductase subunit L: protein MGHSVEYAPATGLLSGIWLLVAIPLASAAVLLLLGRKADKWGHWLGVLAVASTFVLGLSMFFQLRGLNPDKRSAELSLWDFIAVGKLEVDFGLLFDPLAGVFVLLITGVGSLIHVYAVGYMEHDPGRRRFFAYFNLFVAAMLLLVLGNNYVMLYFGWEGVGLASYLLISFWYNRPSAATAGKKAFLMNRVGDAGLAIGIFMMFATLGTTQYDKVFNGVSALSGGTVLLMGILLLLGAAGKSGQFPLQAWLPDAMEGPTPVSALIHAATMVTAGVYLIARSNAIFSANATLQTIVVSVGALTLLMGCIIGAAKDDIKRVLAWSTVSQIGYMFLGVGLGGGAYALAIIHLLAHGFFKANMFLGAGSVMHGMHDQVDIRRFGGLSKYMKYTWLTFMMGWLAIIGIPPLSGYFSKEPIIAAAFEREGWTAWLFGMAALLGAGLTAFYMTRLFVLTFHGPERYTADNKHPHESPFIMTVPLILLAVGSIAAGWLMSTSVKDWLLPVFGEHQEHHAVLPHAAINILGIVVTLLGAGLAWMLFRNGTAEQEQPAGALVRAARRNLYTDAFNEAVFERPGIYLTRALVYLDNKGIDGAVNGLAAAVGGSSGRLRRLQTGFVRSYALSMLTGAVLVVGAFLAIQLGWLA, encoded by the coding sequence GTGGGACATTCAGTGGAGTACGCCCCCGCCACGGGGCTTCTGAGCGGAATCTGGCTGCTTGTCGCCATTCCGCTCGCCAGCGCGGCCGTCCTCCTGCTGCTGGGCAGGAAGGCGGACAAGTGGGGCCACTGGCTCGGTGTGCTGGCGGTCGCGTCGACCTTCGTCCTCGGCCTGTCGATGTTCTTCCAACTGCGCGGGCTGAACCCGGACAAGCGCTCGGCCGAGCTGAGCCTCTGGGACTTCATCGCTGTCGGCAAGCTGGAAGTCGACTTCGGGCTGCTGTTCGACCCGCTGGCCGGCGTCTTCGTGCTGCTGATCACCGGCGTCGGATCGCTCATCCACGTGTACGCCGTCGGCTACATGGAGCACGACCCCGGGCGGCGGAGGTTCTTCGCGTACTTCAACCTCTTCGTCGCGGCCATGCTGCTGCTGGTCCTCGGCAACAACTACGTGATGCTCTACTTCGGCTGGGAGGGCGTGGGTCTCGCGTCATACCTGCTGATCTCGTTCTGGTACAACCGGCCCTCGGCGGCCACCGCCGGCAAGAAGGCGTTCCTGATGAACCGGGTCGGCGACGCCGGCCTGGCCATCGGCATCTTCATGATGTTCGCGACGCTGGGCACCACCCAGTACGACAAGGTCTTCAACGGGGTCTCCGCGCTGTCCGGCGGCACTGTGCTGCTGATGGGCATCCTGCTGCTGCTCGGCGCCGCCGGTAAGTCCGGCCAGTTCCCACTGCAGGCCTGGCTCCCCGACGCGATGGAGGGCCCGACCCCCGTCTCCGCCCTGATCCACGCGGCGACCATGGTCACCGCCGGCGTCTACCTGATCGCCCGCTCCAACGCGATCTTCTCGGCCAACGCCACGCTCCAGACGATCGTGGTCAGCGTCGGCGCGCTCACGCTGCTGATGGGCTGCATCATCGGCGCCGCGAAGGACGACATCAAGCGGGTTCTGGCCTGGTCGACGGTCAGCCAGATCGGCTACATGTTCCTCGGCGTCGGGCTCGGCGGCGGGGCGTACGCGCTGGCGATCATCCACCTGCTGGCGCACGGCTTCTTCAAGGCGAACATGTTCCTCGGCGCCGGCTCGGTCATGCACGGCATGCACGACCAGGTCGACATCCGGCGCTTCGGCGGGCTCAGCAAGTACATGAAGTACACCTGGCTGACCTTCATGATGGGCTGGCTGGCGATCATCGGCATCCCGCCGCTCTCCGGCTACTTCTCGAAGGAACCGATCATCGCGGCCGCCTTCGAACGCGAGGGCTGGACGGCGTGGCTGTTCGGCATGGCCGCGCTGCTCGGCGCCGGGCTCACCGCCTTCTACATGACCCGGCTGTTCGTGCTGACCTTCCACGGGCCGGAGCGGTACACCGCGGACAACAAGCACCCGCACGAGTCGCCGTTCATCATGACCGTGCCGCTGATCCTGCTGGCGGTCGGCTCGATCGCGGCCGGTTGGCTGATGTCGACCTCGGTGAAGGACTGGCTGCTGCCGGTCTTCGGCGAGCACCAGGAGCACCACGCGGTGCTCCCGCACGCGGCGATCAACATCCTGGGCATCGTGGTCACGCTGCTCGGCGCGGGCCTGGCCTGGATGCTTTTCCGCAACGGTACGGCCGAGCAGGAGCAGCCCGCGGGCGCGCTGGTCCGGGCCGCGCGCCGCAACCTCTACACCGACGCGTTCAACGAGGCGGTGTTCGAGCGGCCCGGCATCTACCTCACCCGCGCCCTGGTCTACCTGGACAACAAGGGCATCGACGGCGCGGTGAACGGCCTGGCGGCGGCCGTCGGCGGCAGTTCGGGGCGCCTGCGCCGACTGCAGACCGGTTTCGTCCGCTCGTACGCGTTGTCCATGCTCACCGGCGCCGTGCTGGTCGTCGGCGCGTTCCTCGCGATCCAGCTGGGGTGGTTGGCGTAA